In one window of Brassica rapa cultivar Chiifu-401-42 chromosome A07, CAAS_Brap_v3.01, whole genome shotgun sequence DNA:
- the LOC103828635 gene encoding probable serine incorporator, with protein METGTSTSNSGNSRNDSYETIKNGSWFNQFRNGCNPWMARYVYGLIFLIANLLAWAARDYGRRALNKVTKFKNCKEGENCLGTEGVLRVSLGCFLFYFVMFLSTLGTSKTHSSRDKWHSGWWSAKLIMWPALTIIPFLLPSTIILLYGELAHFGAGVFLLIQLISVISFITWLNECYQSQKDAERCHVRVMLLATTSYTVCIVGVILMYIWYAPDSSCLLNIFFITWTLFLIQLMTSIALHPKVNAGYLTPALMGLYVVFICWCAIRSEPVGENCNRKAAASNRTDWLTIISFVVALLAMVIATFSTGIDSQCFQFKKDVCSEGEEEEEVEEDGVPYGYGFFHFVFATGAMYFAMLLIGWNTHHPMKKWTIDVGWTSTWVRIVNEWVAVCVYIWMLMAPIVLKTRRQRASRT; from the exons ATGGAGACCGGTACAAGCACTAGCAACAGCGGAAACAGCAGAAACGATAGCTATGAAACCATCAAGAATGGATCATGGTTTAATCAGTTCCGCAATGGCTGTAATCCCTGGATGGCTAGATATGTATACGGTCTTATATTCCTCATCGCAAATTTACTAGCTTGGGCTGCTCGTGATTATGGTAGACGTGCCTTAAATAAAGTAACAA AATTCAAGAATTGTAAAGAAGGAGAAAACTGTCTAGGGACAGAAGGAGTCTTGAGGGTTAGCTTGGGATGTTTT CTGTTCTATTTCGTAATGTTTCTATCAACACTTGGCACATCAAAAACGCATTCATCAAGAGATAAATGGCATTCTGGATGGTGGTCTGCTAAGCTTATCATGTGGCCTGCTTTAACCATCATTCCTTTCTTGCTTCCTTCTACCATTATTCTCCTTTACG GAGAGCTAGCCCATTTTGGTGCAGG GGTATTTCTACTCATACAGCTAATCAGTGTGATCAGTTTTATTACATGGCTTAACGAGTGCTATCAGTCCCAAAAAGATGCAGAAAGATG CCATGTCCGTGTGATGCTACTAGCAACAACTTCATACACAGTGTGTATAGTTGGGGTGATTTTGATGTACATATGGTACGCACCGGATTCTTCTTGTCTTCTCAATATATTCTTCATAACTTGGACATTGTTTCTCATCCAGCTCATGACAAGCATCGCTCTCCATCCTAAA GTCAATGCTGGATACTTGACTCCGGCTCTTATGGGACTCTATGTTGTGTTTATCTGCTGGTGCGCCATTCGAAG TGAACCAGTGGGAGAAAACTGCAACAGAAAAGCCGCAGCTTCAAACAGAACGGACTGGCTTACAATCATT AGCTTTGTGGTTGCGTTATTGGCAATGGTGATTGCCACATTTTCGACAGGAATAGACTCGCAATGTTTCCAATTCAAGAAAGATGTGTGTagtgaaggagaagaagaagaagaagtagaggAAGATGGTGTTCCATATGGATATGGATTCTTCCATTTTGTGTTTGCGACAGGAGCAATGTACTTCGCTATGCTACTCATCGGTTGGAACACTCATCACCCCATGAAAAA GTGGACGATTGACGTGGGATGGACGAGTACTTGGGTGAGGATTGTGAACGAGTGGGTTGCAGTCTGCGTATACA TATGGATGCTGATGGCTCCAATCGTGCTGAAGACCAGAAGACAAAGAGCAAGTAGGACATGA
- the LOC117126819 gene encoding nuclear transport factor 2 — translation MSAEKTNEEIVTRAFVKQYYHTLNESPQFLHMFYKDSCLFNRLGPLTHVKKTVWTRKDVKDEFLAVKFEDFTAEVDYSLGVPYPMEHGRIVVFVDGHLTRKKDNVRNRFTQTFLLAQQDNGFCVVNDIFRFKKGQTQNQTCFLTETDQSMSEPERVAS, via the coding sequence ATGTCTGCGGAGAAGACTAATGAAGAGATCGTTACTCGTGCCTTTGTGAAGCAATACTATCATACTCTTAATGAATCACCTCAGTTTCTTCATATGTTTTATAAAGATTCTTGTTTATTTAACCGACTTGGTCCTTTAACCCATGTCAAGAAAACTGTTTGGACTAGGAAAGACGTGAAAGATGAGTTTCTGGCTGTGAAATTCGAAGATTTCACGGCTGAGGTTGATTATTCACTTGGTGTACCATATCCAATGGAACATGGTCGTATTGTTGTGTTCGTCGATGGACACTTGACGAGGAAGAAAGATAACGTCAGGAACAGGTTTACTCAAACGTTTCTTCTGGCTCAACAAGACAACGGCTTCTGTGTCGTTAACGATATTTTCAGGTTTAAAAAAGGGCAGACACAGAACCAGACGTGTTTTTTAACTGAGACTGATCAGTCAATGTCCGAGCCTGAACGGGTTGCTTCGTAG